In a genomic window of Streptomyces pristinaespiralis:
- a CDS encoding GTP-binding protein yields the protein MTRATTRATPGSALAGADVPTGDGADFSALKIAVVGGFGAGRSTMVRSVSEIRPLHTEAVMSAAGPASDAAVRVPAKTATTVALDFGRITIDEQRVLYLFGTPGQERFRFLWDRLLAGTTGAVVLVDTRALTDAWYAIDRLTHHGTPFIIAVNDFGGPFRSEEEIRDALTLPAGVPLVEFDARDHSSSKFVLIALVEHLHALDRGHGV from the coding sequence ATGACCCGCGCCACGACCCGGGCGACCCCCGGAAGCGCGCTCGCGGGCGCGGACGTCCCCACGGGGGACGGCGCGGACTTCTCCGCGCTCAAGATCGCTGTGGTCGGTGGCTTCGGCGCCGGCCGGTCGACCATGGTCCGTTCCGTCAGCGAGATCCGTCCGCTGCACACGGAGGCGGTGATGAGCGCGGCCGGGCCCGCGAGCGACGCCGCCGTCCGGGTCCCGGCCAAGACGGCGACGACGGTCGCGCTGGACTTCGGCCGCATCACGATCGACGAGCAGCGGGTCCTCTATCTGTTCGGCACCCCCGGACAGGAACGTTTCCGCTTCCTCTGGGACCGCCTGCTCGCCGGCACCACCGGCGCCGTGGTCCTCGTCGACACCCGGGCCCTGACCGACGCCTGGTACGCGATCGACCGGCTGACCCACCACGGCACACCGTTCATCATCGCCGTCAACGACTTCGGCGGGCCCTTCCGCTCGGAGGAGGAGATCCGCGACGCGCTCACCCTCCCGGCCGGTGTGCCGCTGGTCGAGTTCGACGCCCGGGACCACTCGTCCAGCAAGTTCGTGCTGATCGCCCTGGTGGAACATCTGCACGCACTCGACCGCGGCCACGGTGTCTGA
- a CDS encoding FAD-binding and (Fe-S)-binding domain-containing protein, with the protein MAEHTRDTGELARALRAAVGGEVDFSPAARALTTMDASNYRRVPAGVVAPRDADDVAAVLEVCRHHGVPVVPRGAGTSIAGQATGTGVVLDFTRHMNKILDVTPEERTARVQPGVVQARLQDAARPHGLLFGPDPSTHSRCTLGGMVGNNACGSHSVAWGATADNVHALSVLTYAGTRHRLARGGPPDSGPPGLTDLVDRNLALLRTGYPEGLPRRISGYALDALLPEKGADLARAFCGSEGTLAVLTEATVRLVAAPAARALAVIGHPDESAAAEAAAGLLPYAPLTVEGMAEDLVPAGHGLPRGGAWLFVETGGDSPAQARDRAERILRAADALDGTVVDDPAAVRALWRLREDASGTATRRADGGEAWPGWEDCAVPPARLGAYLRDFRALLAQHGLRGTPYGHFGDGCVHVRIDFDLLSKDGVRRFRAFSEQVAALVVAHGGSLSGEHGDGQARAELLPKMYGDELVGLFGRFKDLWDPAGGMNPGMLVRPDPLDANLRFAVLPARPVDVAFGYPQDGGDFAGAVRRCVGVAKCRTEDAAAGGGVMCPSYRVTGEEQHSTRGRARLLHEMLAGEIVTDGWRSTEVRDALDLCLSCKGCRSDCPVGVDMATYKAEFLHHHYAGRRRPAAHYAMGRLPRWLRAAASLAPLVNAAARVRPLAALAKRLAGVAPERDLPRLAPETFRRWLRDHMGDRAEVLEQGRTAVLWPDTFTDHLSPSAGRAAVRVMEAAGIGIVLPPGRVCCGLTYVSTGQLDLARKVMRHTLDVVEPLLDLDVPVVVLEPSCAATLRTDLPELLGDDPRTARLAGSVRTFAQALEECAPDWEPPVIGRPVVGQTHCHQHAVLGDAAERRLRERAGLHGALSGGCCGLAGNFGFEKGHYEVSVACAEEQLLPAVRAAAAGTELLADGFSCRTQLEQLAGRRARHLAELLAEGLDERPGRGRDERPDRGPVTK; encoded by the coding sequence ATGGCTGAACACACCAGGGATACGGGAGAACTCGCCCGCGCGCTCAGGGCCGCCGTCGGCGGGGAAGTGGACTTCTCGCCCGCGGCCCGCGCCCTGACGACCATGGACGCCTCCAACTACCGGCGCGTACCGGCCGGTGTCGTCGCCCCCCGCGACGCCGACGACGTGGCCGCGGTGCTCGAGGTCTGCCGGCACCACGGCGTCCCCGTCGTACCCCGCGGCGCGGGCACCTCCATCGCCGGACAGGCCACCGGCACCGGTGTGGTCCTGGACTTCACCCGCCACATGAACAAGATCCTCGACGTCACCCCAGAGGAGCGGACCGCCCGCGTGCAGCCCGGAGTCGTACAGGCCCGGCTCCAGGACGCCGCACGGCCGCACGGCCTGCTCTTCGGACCCGACCCGTCGACGCACAGCCGCTGCACGCTCGGCGGGATGGTCGGCAACAACGCGTGCGGGTCCCACTCCGTCGCCTGGGGCGCCACGGCCGACAACGTCCACGCGCTGTCGGTCCTCACCTACGCCGGCACCCGCCACCGGCTGGCCCGGGGCGGCCCGCCGGACAGCGGCCCGCCCGGCCTGACCGACCTCGTCGACCGCAACCTCGCCCTGCTGCGCACCGGCTACCCCGAGGGCCTGCCGCGCCGCATCTCGGGCTACGCCCTCGACGCGCTGCTGCCGGAGAAGGGCGCCGACCTCGCCCGCGCGTTCTGCGGCAGCGAGGGGACCCTCGCCGTGCTCACGGAGGCGACCGTACGGCTCGTGGCCGCCCCGGCCGCCCGGGCGCTCGCCGTCATCGGCCACCCGGACGAGAGCGCCGCCGCCGAAGCCGCCGCCGGCCTCCTGCCCTATGCCCCGCTGACCGTCGAAGGCATGGCGGAGGACCTGGTGCCCGCCGGCCACGGCCTGCCACGCGGCGGGGCGTGGCTGTTCGTCGAGACGGGCGGCGACAGCCCCGCGCAGGCGAGGGACCGGGCGGAGCGGATCCTGCGGGCCGCCGACGCCCTGGACGGCACCGTCGTCGACGACCCCGCCGCCGTACGCGCCCTGTGGCGGCTGCGGGAGGACGCGTCGGGCACCGCGACCCGCAGGGCCGACGGCGGCGAGGCGTGGCCCGGCTGGGAGGACTGCGCGGTGCCGCCCGCCCGTCTCGGCGCCTATCTGCGCGACTTCCGCGCCCTGCTGGCGCAGCACGGCCTGCGCGGCACCCCCTACGGACACTTCGGCGACGGCTGCGTCCATGTCCGCATCGACTTCGACCTGTTGAGCAAGGACGGCGTGCGCCGCTTCCGCGCGTTCTCCGAGCAGGTCGCCGCCCTGGTCGTCGCCCACGGCGGCTCCCTGTCGGGCGAACACGGCGACGGCCAGGCCCGCGCCGAGCTGCTGCCCAAGATGTACGGGGACGAACTGGTGGGCCTTTTCGGCCGGTTCAAGGACCTGTGGGACCCGGCCGGCGGCATGAACCCGGGCATGCTGGTGCGCCCCGACCCGCTGGACGCGAACCTGCGCTTCGCCGTGCTCCCCGCCCGGCCCGTCGACGTCGCCTTCGGCTACCCGCAGGACGGCGGCGACTTCGCCGGCGCGGTGCGCCGCTGCGTCGGCGTCGCCAAGTGCCGCACCGAGGACGCCGCCGCGGGCGGCGGCGTGATGTGCCCCTCGTACCGGGTGACCGGCGAGGAGCAGCACTCCACCCGGGGCCGGGCGCGGCTGCTGCACGAGATGCTCGCCGGGGAGATCGTCACCGACGGCTGGCGCTCCACCGAGGTGCGCGACGCGCTCGACCTGTGCCTGTCCTGCAAGGGCTGCCGGAGCGACTGTCCGGTCGGCGTCGACATGGCCACCTACAAGGCGGAGTTCCTGCACCACCACTACGCGGGCCGCCGCCGGCCCGCCGCCCACTACGCCATGGGCCGCCTCCCGCGGTGGCTGCGGGCCGCCGCCTCGCTCGCGCCGCTGGTCAACGCCGCGGCCCGGGTGCGGCCGCTGGCCGCGCTCGCCAAGCGGCTCGCCGGCGTCGCGCCGGAGCGTGACCTGCCGCGCCTGGCGCCGGAGACGTTCCGCCGATGGCTGCGCGACCACATGGGCGACCGGGCCGAAGTGCTGGAGCAGGGCCGGACGGCCGTGCTGTGGCCCGACACCTTCACCGACCACCTCTCACCGTCCGCCGGACGGGCCGCGGTACGCGTCATGGAGGCGGCGGGCATCGGGATCGTCCTGCCGCCCGGCCGGGTCTGCTGCGGGCTCACCTATGTCTCGACCGGCCAGCTCGACCTGGCGCGCAAGGTCATGCGGCACACGCTCGACGTCGTCGAGCCGCTGCTCGACCTCGATGTGCCCGTCGTCGTGCTGGAGCCGAGCTGCGCGGCCACCCTGAGGACCGACCTGCCCGAGCTGCTCGGCGACGACCCGAGGACGGCCCGCCTGGCGGGGTCGGTGCGGACCTTCGCACAGGCTCTGGAGGAGTGCGCCCCCGACTGGGAGCCGCCGGTGATCGGCCGCCCGGTGGTGGGCCAGACCCACTGCCACCAGCACGCGGTCCTCGGCGACGCGGCGGAACGCCGACTGCGGGAACGGGCCGGCCTCCACGGCGCCTTGAGCGGCGGCTGCTGCGGGCTCGCGGGCAACTTCGGCTTCGAGAAGGGGCATTACGAGGTGTCGGTGGCCTGCGCGGAGGAGCAGCTGCTGCCCGCCGTACGCGCCGCCGCCGCGGGCACCGAGCTGCTGGCCGACGGCTTCTCCTGCCGCACCCAGCTCGAGCAGCTCGCCGGCCGCCGGGCCCGGCATCTCGCGGAGCTGCTCGCGGAGGGACTGGACGAGCGGCCGGGCCGGGGGCGGGACGAGCGGCCGGACCGGGGACCGGTCACGAAGTGA
- a CDS encoding pyridoxamine 5'-phosphate oxidase family protein, protein MKRDELVWFLRRNRLAVQASAAPDGSPQAAVVGFAVSDDLEIVFDTVETTRKSLNLRADPRIALVIGWDDAVTVQIEGLADFPAGAELARLQECYFRVYPDGRDRLSWPGITYVRVRPAWVRYSDFTQEPPHVVEVSAAQLG, encoded by the coding sequence ATGAAGCGCGACGAGCTGGTGTGGTTCCTCCGCAGGAACAGGCTCGCGGTCCAGGCCTCGGCCGCACCGGACGGATCACCTCAGGCGGCGGTCGTGGGATTCGCCGTCAGCGACGACCTCGAGATCGTCTTCGACACCGTCGAGACGACCCGTAAGAGCCTCAACCTGCGGGCCGACCCGCGCATCGCCCTCGTGATCGGCTGGGACGACGCGGTCACCGTGCAGATCGAGGGACTCGCCGACTTCCCCGCCGGCGCCGAACTGGCGCGTCTGCAGGAGTGCTACTTCCGTGTGTACCCGGACGGCCGGGACCGGCTCTCCTGGCCGGGGATCACCTATGTGCGGGTCCGCCCGGCGTGGGTGCGGTACAGCGACTTCACCCAGGAGCCGCCCCATGTCGTCGAGGTCTCCGCCGCGCAGCTCGGCTGA
- a CDS encoding LysR family transcriptional regulator — translation MSIELRHLRCFLAVAEESSVTRAAARLGLTQPSVSRALASLEQYVGVRLVDRSTHHVALTAEGIAFRDKAAAAVAAFDDALGTRSLPHRPLRLGHAWSALGPYTTPLLRRWEREHPDIPLELLRVDDRTAGLVRGEVDAAVLRGPVDTPGLATELLFTEPRVAAVPSDDPRAARASLTLADLAAGPVVLNTVSGLTTLDLWPPRTRPTATITVANTDDWLTAIAAGRGVGASAASTAQMHAHGGVTYLPLSDAPRVPVLLAWRSASPHPAVRQLLALARAVARPR, via the coding sequence ATGAGCATCGAGCTGCGTCATCTCCGCTGCTTCCTCGCCGTCGCCGAGGAGTCCAGCGTGACCAGGGCGGCGGCCCGGCTCGGCCTCACCCAGCCCAGCGTCTCCCGCGCCCTCGCCTCCCTCGAGCAGTACGTGGGCGTCCGGCTGGTGGACCGCTCCACGCACCATGTCGCCCTGACCGCGGAGGGGATCGCCTTCCGTGACAAGGCCGCCGCGGCCGTCGCCGCCTTCGACGACGCACTCGGCACCCGCAGCCTCCCGCACCGGCCCCTGCGGCTCGGGCACGCCTGGTCGGCCCTCGGGCCGTACACGACCCCGCTGCTGCGCCGGTGGGAGCGCGAGCACCCGGACATCCCCCTCGAACTGCTGCGGGTCGACGACCGTACGGCGGGACTCGTCCGCGGGGAGGTCGACGCCGCCGTCCTGCGCGGCCCGGTGGACACCCCCGGTCTGGCCACCGAGCTGCTGTTCACGGAGCCCCGGGTGGCCGCCGTGCCGTCGGACGACCCGCGCGCGGCGCGGGCCTCGCTGACCCTGGCGGACCTCGCGGCCGGCCCGGTCGTGCTGAACACGGTGTCCGGCCTGACCACCCTGGACCTGTGGCCGCCAAGGACCCGGCCCACGGCGACGATCACGGTCGCCAACACGGACGACTGGCTCACCGCGATCGCCGCGGGGCGCGGTGTGGGCGCGTCGGCCGCCTCCACCGCCCAGATGCACGCGCACGGCGGGGTGACGTACCTGCCCCTGTCCGACGCCCCGCGGGTGCCGGTGCTGCTCGCCTGGCGCAGCGCCTCGCCCCACCCCGCCGTGCGTCAACTCCTCGCACTGGCCAGAGCGGTGGCCCGGCCGCGCTGA
- a CDS encoding EamA family transporter, with product MKDAQSAGTGTGPQAGAAAVVLPEAAGAAAGGTGVSPPAGARRSLGPVALVVAGGLSVQFGAAVAVLLMPRAGALGVVTLRLVLAALVLFVVCRPRLRGHSRADWATVITFGAAMGGMNMLFYQAVDRIPLGAAVTLEVLGPLALSVIASRRLVNLLWAALALAGVVLLGGGGFDRLDPVGAAFALAAGGMWAAYIIFSARTGRRFPQADGLALAMGFGALLSLPFGLAEAGSRLFVPSTLGLGLAVALMSSVLPYTLELLALRRLPAATFAVLMSLEPAIAAAAGFLLLSQALSPSEGLAIVLVVVASMGAVRTQAAGKRAPAG from the coding sequence GTGAAGGACGCGCAGTCCGCGGGCACGGGCACAGGGCCGCAGGCGGGTGCCGCCGCGGTGGTGCTGCCGGAGGCGGCGGGCGCGGCGGCGGGGGGCACGGGGGTGTCACCGCCGGCCGGTGCCCGGCGTTCCCTCGGCCCCGTGGCGCTCGTGGTGGCGGGCGGCCTGTCCGTGCAGTTCGGGGCCGCCGTCGCCGTGCTGCTGATGCCCCGGGCCGGCGCGCTCGGCGTCGTCACGCTCCGGCTCGTGCTCGCGGCGCTCGTGCTGTTCGTGGTCTGCCGGCCGCGGCTGCGCGGGCACTCCCGCGCCGACTGGGCCACCGTGATCACGTTCGGCGCCGCCATGGGCGGGATGAACATGCTCTTCTACCAGGCCGTGGACCGGATCCCGCTCGGCGCGGCGGTCACGCTCGAGGTCCTGGGGCCGCTCGCCCTCTCCGTGATCGCGTCCAGACGGCTGGTGAACCTGCTCTGGGCCGCCCTGGCGCTCGCCGGCGTGGTCCTGCTGGGCGGGGGCGGTTTCGACCGGCTCGACCCCGTCGGCGCGGCGTTCGCCCTGGCGGCGGGCGGTATGTGGGCGGCGTACATCATCTTCAGCGCCCGCACGGGCCGGCGCTTCCCGCAGGCGGACGGGCTGGCGCTGGCGATGGGCTTCGGCGCGCTGCTGAGCCTGCCGTTCGGTCTGGCGGAGGCGGGGTCGCGGCTGTTCGTGCCCTCGACGCTGGGGCTGGGCCTGGCGGTGGCGCTGATGTCGTCGGTCCTGCCGTACACCCTGGAGCTGCTGGCGCTGCGCAGGCTGCCCGCGGCTACGTTCGCGGTGCTGATGAGCCTGGAGCCGGCGATCGCCGCGGCGGCCGGGTTCCTCCTGCTGAGCCAGGCGCTCTCACCGTCCGAGGGGCTGGCGATCGTGCTGGTCGTGGTGGCGAGCATGGGCGCGGTACGGACGCAGGCGGCCGGGAAACGGGCGCCGGCGGGATGA